The Neovison vison isolate M4711 chromosome 5, ASM_NN_V1, whole genome shotgun sequence genome includes a region encoding these proteins:
- the ACADVL gene encoding very long-chain specific acyl-CoA dehydrogenase, mitochondrial, with protein sequence MQATRMAPSVGRLLRRLGAASSRPSVLLGQPPLGPARRPYASGAAQAVLEKSDSLSPEASTRENQAKAESKSFAVGMFKGQLTTDQVFPYPSVLNEEQTQFLKELVGPVSRFFEEVNDAAKNDMMEKVEETTMQGLKELGAFGLQVPSELGGVGLCNTQYARLVEIVGTHDLGVGITLGAHQSIGFKGILLFGTKAQKEKYLPKLASGETIAAFCLTEPSSGSDAASIRTSAVPSPCGKYYTLNGSKIWISNGGLADVFTVFAKTPVTDAATGAVKEKITAFVVERGFGGVTHGPPEKKMGIKASNTAEVYFDGVRVPAENVLGEVGGGFKVAMHILNNGRFGMAAALAGTMRGIIAKAVDHATNRTQFGDKIHNFGLIQEKLARMAMLQYVTESMAYMVSANMDQGATDFQIEAAISKIFGSEAAWKVTDECIQIMGGMGFMKEPGVERVLRDLRIFRIFEGTNDILRLFVALQGCMDKGKELSGLGNALKNPFGNAGLLLGEAGKQLRRRAGLGSGLSLSGLIHPELNRSGELTVQALEQFATVVEAKLIKHKKGIVNEQLVLQRLADSAIDLYAMVVVLSRASRSLSEGHPTAQHEKILCDSWCIEAAARVRESMSALQSDPQQQELFRNFKSISKALVERGGMVTSNPLGF encoded by the exons ATGCAGGCGACTCGGATGGCCCCGAGCGTGGGGAGGCTGCTGCGGAGGTTGGGGGCCGCAAG ctcGCGGCCCAGTGTGCTCCTGGGGCAGCCCCCGCTCGGGCCGGCCCGCCGACCCTACGCCAGTGGGGCCGCTCAG GCGGTTCTGGAGAAGTCAGATTCCCTCTCCCCGGAGGCCTCGACCAGGGAGAACCAGGCCAAGGCG GAATCGAAGTCCTTCGCTGTGGGGATGTTCAAGGGACAGCTCACCACCGACCAGGTGTTCCCTTACCCGTCTG TGCTCAACGAGGAACAGACACAGTTTCTCAAAGAGCTGGTGGGGCCTGTGTCCCGTTTCTTTGAG GAGGTGAACGATGCGGCCAAGAATGACATGATGGAGAAGGTGGAGGAGACCACCATGCAGGGCCTCAAGGAGCTGGGGGCCTTTGGTCTGCAAGTGCCCAGTGAGCTGGGTGGTGTGGGCCTTTGCAACACCCAG TACGCCCGCTTGGTGGAGATCGTTGGCACGCACGACCTTGGTGTGGGCATCACCCTGGGGGCCCATCAGAGCATTGGCTTCAAAGGCATCCTGCTCTTTGGCACAAAGGCCCAGAAAGAAAAGTACCTCCCCAAACTGGCATCTG GAGAGACCATAGCGGCCTTCTGCCTAACTGAACCCTCCAGTGGGTCTGACGCGGCTTCCATCCGAACTTCCGCTGTGCCCAGCCCCTGTGGAAAATATTATACCCTCAATGGAAGCAAGATTTGGATCAG TAACGGGGGCTTGGCAGATGTGTTCACGGTCTTTGCCAAGACCCCAGTCACAGATGCAGCCACGGGGGCCGTGAAGGAGAAGATCACAGCATTTGTGGTGGAGCGGGGCTTTGGCGGCGTCACCCA TGGGCCCCCCGAGAAGAAGATGGGCATCAAGGCCTCGAACACGGCAGAGGTGTACTTTGACGGCGTACGGGTGCCGGCAGAGAACGTGCTGGGTGAGGTGGGGGGCGGCTTCAAGGTCGCCATGCACATCCTCAACAATGGAAGGTTCGGCATGGCTGCAGCCCTTGCGGGCACCATGAGGGGCATCATTGCTAAGGCG GTGGACCATGCTACTAATCGTACCCAGTTTGGGGACAAGATTCACAACTTTGGGCTGATCCAGGAGAAGCTGGCCCGGATGGCTATGCTGCAGTATGTGACTGAG TCCATGGCTTACATGGTGAGTGCCAACATGGATCAGGGAGCCACAGATTTCCAGATCGAGGCTGCCATCAGTAAAATCTTCGGCTCG GAGGCGGCCTGGAAGGTGACTGACGAGTGCATCCAGATCATGGGCGGTATGGGTTTCATGAAG GAACCTGGGGTGGAGCGCGTTCTCCGTGATCTGCGCATTTTCCGGATCTTCGAGGGGACTAACGACATTCTCCGGCTGTTTGTGGCTCTGCAAGGCTGTATG GACAAAGGGAAGGAACTTTCTGGACTTGGCAATGCTCTAAAGAACCCCTTTGGGAACGCGGGCCTCCTGCtaggagaggcaggcaaacaGCTGAGGAG GCGGGCGGGGCTGGGCAGTGGCCTAAGTCTCAGTGGCCTCATCCACCCGGAGCTGAATCGGAGTGGAGAGCTG ACAGTGCAGGCCCTGGAGCAGTTCGCCACTGTGGTAGAGGCCAAGCTGATAAAACACAAGAAGGGGATCGTCA ATGAACAGCTGGTCCTGCAGCGCCTGGCAGACAGTGCAATTGACCTCTATGCCATGGTAGTAGTCCTGTCCAG GGCCTCAAGATCCCTGAGCGAGGGCCACCCTACAGCCCAGCACGAGAAGATACTCTGTGACAGCTGGTGCATCGAG GCAGCAGCCCGCGTCCGGGAGAGCATGAGCGCCCTGCAGTCTGACCCACAGCAGCAGGAGCTCTTCCGAAACTTCAAGAGCATTTCCAAGGCCTTGGTGGAGCGAGGCGGCATGGTCACCAGCAACCCCCTTGGCTTCTGA
- the DVL2 gene encoding segment polarity protein dishevelled homolog DVL-2 isoform X1: MAGSGAGGGGGETKVIYHLDEEETPYLVKIPVPAERITLGDFKSVLQRPAGAKYFFKSMDQDFGVVKEEISDDNARLPCFNGRVVSWLVSSDNPQPEMAPLAHEPRTELAPPPAPLPPVPPERTSGIGDSRPPSFHPNVSSSRENLEPETETESVVSLRRERPRRRDSSEHGAGGHRPSGPSRLERHLAGYESSSTLMTSELESTSLGDSDEEDTMSRFSSSTEQSSASRLLKRHRRRRKQRPPRLERASSFSSVTDSTMSLNIITVTLNMEKYNFLGISIVGQSNERGDGGIYIGSIMKGGAVAADGRIEPGDMLLQVNDMNFENMSNDDAVRVLRDIVHKPGPIVLTVAKCWDPSPQAYFTLPRNEPIQPIDPAAWVSHSAALTGTFPAYPGSSSMSTMTSGSSLPEGCEGRGLSVHTDMASVTKAMAAPESGLEVRDRMWLKITIPNAFLGSDVVDWLYHHVEGFPERREARKYASGLLKAGLIRHTVNKITFSEQCYYVFGDLSGGCESYLVNLSLNDNDGSSGASDQDTLAPLPGATPWPLLPTFSYQYPAPHPYSPQPPPYHELSSYTYGGGSASSQHSEGSRSSGSTRSDGGAGRTGRPEERAPESKSGSGSESEPSSRGGSLRRGGDPSGADGGPPPSRGSSGGAPNLRAQPGLHPYAPPPGTALPYNPMMVVVMPPLPPPIPPTVQPPGAPPVRDLGSVPPELTASRQSFHMAMGNPSEFFVDVM, encoded by the exons ATGGCGGGCAGCGGCGCGGGGGGCGGTGGTGGGGAGACGAAGGTGATTTACCACCTGGACGAGGAGGAGACTCCCTACCTGGTGAAGATCCCCGTGCCCGCCGAGCGCATTACCCTCGGCGATTTCAAGAGCGTCCTGCAGCGGCCCGCGGGCGCTAAGTACTTTTTCAAGTCTATGGATCAGGATTTCGG AGTGGTGAAGGAGGAGATTTCGGATGACAACGCCCGCCTTCCCTGCTTcaatggaagggtggtgtcctGG CTAGTGTCGTCAGATAACCCCCAACCTGAGATGGCTCCCCTGGCCCACGAGCCCCGGACAGAACTTGCACCGCCCCCCGCACCGTTACCCCCTGTACCCCCAGAGAGGACCAGTGGCATTGGGGActccaggcctccatccttcca CCCCAATGTGTCCAGCAGCCGGGAAAACCTGGAGCCTGAGACAGAAACAGAGTCAGTTGTGTCTCTGCGGCGGGAACGGCCTCGCAGGAGAGACAGCAGTGAGCATGGCG CGGGGGGCCACAGGCCCAGTGGCCCCTCACGACTGGAGCGCCACCTGGCTGGGTACGAGAGCTCCTCAACCCTGATGACCAGCGAGCTGGAGAGCACCAGCCTGGGGGACTCGGACGAGGAGGACACCATGAGCAG GTTCAGCAGTTCCACGGAGCAGAGCAGTGCCTCCCGCCTCCTCAAGCGCCACCGGCGGCGGAGGAAACAGCGGCCACCCCGCCTGGAGAGG GCCTCCTCCTTCAGCAGCGTCACCGACTCCACCATGTCTCTCAACATCATCACAGTCACCTTGAACATGG AGAAGTACAACTTCCTGGGCATCTCTATCGTGGGCCAGAGCAACGAGCGGGGCGACGGTGGCATCTACATCGGCTCCATCATGAAGGGCGGTGCCGTGGCGGCTGACGGGCGCATTGAGCCAGGGGACATGCTGCTGCAG GTGAACGACATGAACTTCGAGAACATGAGCAATGACGACGCGGTGCGGGTGCTGCGGGATATCGTGCACAAGCCAGG ccccATCGTGCTGACGGTGGCCAAGTGCTGGGATCCCTCTCCCCAGGCCTACTTTACTCTTCCTCGAA ACGAGCCCATCCAGCCCATCGACCCTGCTGCCTGGGTGTCCCATTCCGCTGCGCTGACGGGCACCTTCCCAGCCTATCCGGGCTCCTCGTCCATGAGCACCATGACGTCGGGCTCCTCCCTGCCTGAGG GCTGCGAGGGCCGGGGTCTCTCCGTCCACACGGACATGGCGTCTGTGACCAAGGCCATGGCAGCCCCGGAATCTGGGTTGGAAGTTCGGGACCGCATGTGGCTCAAGATCACCATCCCTAACGCCTTTCTTG GCTCGGACGTGGTCGACTGGCTCTACCACCATGTGGAAGGCTTCCCCGAGCGGCGGGAGGCCCGCAAGTACGCCAGTGGGCTTCTCAAGGCCGGCCTTATCCGACACACCGTGAACAAGATCACTTTCTCCGAGCAGTGCTATTATGTTTTTGGGGACCTCAGCGGCGGCTGCGAGAGCT ATCTTGTCAACCTGTCTCTGAATGACAACGATGGCTCCAGTGGGGCGTCGGACCAGGACACTTTGGCTCCTCTGCCCGGGGCCACCCCCTGGCCCCTGCTGCCTACTTTCTCCTACCAGTACCCGGCCCCGCACCCATACAGCCCCCAGCCACCGCCCTACCATGAGCTCTCCTCCTACACCTATGGGGGTGGCAGTGCCAGCAGTCAACACAGTGAGG GGAGCCGGAGCAGTGGGTCAACGCGAAGCGACGGGGGGGCAGGACGTACAGGGAGGCCAGAGGAGCGGGCCCCTGAGTCCAAGTCCGGCAGTGGCAGTGAGTCCGAGCCCTCCAGCCGCGGGGGCAGCCTCCGGCGGGGCGGGGATCCTAGCGGGGCTGATGGGGGCCCTCCGCCTTCCAGAGGCTCGTCAGGGGGTGCGCCTAATCTCCGAGCCCAGCCTGGGCTCCATCCTTATGCACCGCCCCCCGGGACAGCCCTCCCCTACAACCCCATGATGGTGGTCGTGATGCCCCCACTTCCACCCCCCATCCCTCCAACGGTGCAGCCCCCGGGGGCCCCTCCAGTCAGAGACCTGGGTTCTGTGCCCCCCGAACTGACAGCAAGCCGCCAAAGCTTCCACATGGCCATGGGCAACCCCAGTGAGTTCTTTGTGGATGTCATGTAG
- the DVL2 gene encoding segment polarity protein dishevelled homolog DVL-2 isoform X2, with protein sequence MAGSGAGGGGGETKVIYHLDEEETPYLVKIPVPAERITLGDFKSVLQRPAGAKYFFKSMDQDFGVVKEEISDDNARLPCFNGRVVSWLVSSDNPQPEMAPLAHEPRTELAPPPAPLPPVPPERTSGIGDSRPPSFHPNVSSSRENLEPETETESVVSLRRERPRRRDSTGGHRPSGPSRLERHLAGYESSSTLMTSELESTSLGDSDEEDTMSRFSSSTEQSSASRLLKRHRRRRKQRPPRLERASSFSSVTDSTMSLNIITVTLNMEKYNFLGISIVGQSNERGDGGIYIGSIMKGGAVAADGRIEPGDMLLQVNDMNFENMSNDDAVRVLRDIVHKPGPIVLTVAKCWDPSPQAYFTLPRNEPIQPIDPAAWVSHSAALTGTFPAYPGSSSMSTMTSGSSLPEGCEGRGLSVHTDMASVTKAMAAPESGLEVRDRMWLKITIPNAFLGSDVVDWLYHHVEGFPERREARKYASGLLKAGLIRHTVNKITFSEQCYYVFGDLSGGCESYLVNLSLNDNDGSSGASDQDTLAPLPGATPWPLLPTFSYQYPAPHPYSPQPPPYHELSSYTYGGGSASSQHSEGSRSSGSTRSDGGAGRTGRPEERAPESKSGSGSESEPSSRGGSLRRGGDPSGADGGPPPSRGSSGGAPNLRAQPGLHPYAPPPGTALPYNPMMVVVMPPLPPPIPPTVQPPGAPPVRDLGSVPPELTASRQSFHMAMGNPSEFFVDVM encoded by the exons ATGGCGGGCAGCGGCGCGGGGGGCGGTGGTGGGGAGACGAAGGTGATTTACCACCTGGACGAGGAGGAGACTCCCTACCTGGTGAAGATCCCCGTGCCCGCCGAGCGCATTACCCTCGGCGATTTCAAGAGCGTCCTGCAGCGGCCCGCGGGCGCTAAGTACTTTTTCAAGTCTATGGATCAGGATTTCGG AGTGGTGAAGGAGGAGATTTCGGATGACAACGCCCGCCTTCCCTGCTTcaatggaagggtggtgtcctGG CTAGTGTCGTCAGATAACCCCCAACCTGAGATGGCTCCCCTGGCCCACGAGCCCCGGACAGAACTTGCACCGCCCCCCGCACCGTTACCCCCTGTACCCCCAGAGAGGACCAGTGGCATTGGGGActccaggcctccatccttcca CCCCAATGTGTCCAGCAGCCGGGAAAACCTGGAGCCTGAGACAGAAACAGAGTCAGTTGTGTCTCTGCGGCGGGAACGGCCTCGCAGGAGAGACAGCA CGGGGGGCCACAGGCCCAGTGGCCCCTCACGACTGGAGCGCCACCTGGCTGGGTACGAGAGCTCCTCAACCCTGATGACCAGCGAGCTGGAGAGCACCAGCCTGGGGGACTCGGACGAGGAGGACACCATGAGCAG GTTCAGCAGTTCCACGGAGCAGAGCAGTGCCTCCCGCCTCCTCAAGCGCCACCGGCGGCGGAGGAAACAGCGGCCACCCCGCCTGGAGAGG GCCTCCTCCTTCAGCAGCGTCACCGACTCCACCATGTCTCTCAACATCATCACAGTCACCTTGAACATGG AGAAGTACAACTTCCTGGGCATCTCTATCGTGGGCCAGAGCAACGAGCGGGGCGACGGTGGCATCTACATCGGCTCCATCATGAAGGGCGGTGCCGTGGCGGCTGACGGGCGCATTGAGCCAGGGGACATGCTGCTGCAG GTGAACGACATGAACTTCGAGAACATGAGCAATGACGACGCGGTGCGGGTGCTGCGGGATATCGTGCACAAGCCAGG ccccATCGTGCTGACGGTGGCCAAGTGCTGGGATCCCTCTCCCCAGGCCTACTTTACTCTTCCTCGAA ACGAGCCCATCCAGCCCATCGACCCTGCTGCCTGGGTGTCCCATTCCGCTGCGCTGACGGGCACCTTCCCAGCCTATCCGGGCTCCTCGTCCATGAGCACCATGACGTCGGGCTCCTCCCTGCCTGAGG GCTGCGAGGGCCGGGGTCTCTCCGTCCACACGGACATGGCGTCTGTGACCAAGGCCATGGCAGCCCCGGAATCTGGGTTGGAAGTTCGGGACCGCATGTGGCTCAAGATCACCATCCCTAACGCCTTTCTTG GCTCGGACGTGGTCGACTGGCTCTACCACCATGTGGAAGGCTTCCCCGAGCGGCGGGAGGCCCGCAAGTACGCCAGTGGGCTTCTCAAGGCCGGCCTTATCCGACACACCGTGAACAAGATCACTTTCTCCGAGCAGTGCTATTATGTTTTTGGGGACCTCAGCGGCGGCTGCGAGAGCT ATCTTGTCAACCTGTCTCTGAATGACAACGATGGCTCCAGTGGGGCGTCGGACCAGGACACTTTGGCTCCTCTGCCCGGGGCCACCCCCTGGCCCCTGCTGCCTACTTTCTCCTACCAGTACCCGGCCCCGCACCCATACAGCCCCCAGCCACCGCCCTACCATGAGCTCTCCTCCTACACCTATGGGGGTGGCAGTGCCAGCAGTCAACACAGTGAGG GGAGCCGGAGCAGTGGGTCAACGCGAAGCGACGGGGGGGCAGGACGTACAGGGAGGCCAGAGGAGCGGGCCCCTGAGTCCAAGTCCGGCAGTGGCAGTGAGTCCGAGCCCTCCAGCCGCGGGGGCAGCCTCCGGCGGGGCGGGGATCCTAGCGGGGCTGATGGGGGCCCTCCGCCTTCCAGAGGCTCGTCAGGGGGTGCGCCTAATCTCCGAGCCCAGCCTGGGCTCCATCCTTATGCACCGCCCCCCGGGACAGCCCTCCCCTACAACCCCATGATGGTGGTCGTGATGCCCCCACTTCCACCCCCCATCCCTCCAACGGTGCAGCCCCCGGGGGCCCCTCCAGTCAGAGACCTGGGTTCTGTGCCCCCCGAACTGACAGCAAGCCGCCAAAGCTTCCACATGGCCATGGGCAACCCCAGTGAGTTCTTTGTGGATGTCATGTAG